CGACGCTGAAGAACTCGTTCCTGGCCGACGCTCGGCTGACGTTCACGGCGCGCGGCGTGTTCGCGCTGATGAGTTCGTTCAGCGACGCGGAGTGGGAGACCGTCACCGCGGAATCGCTCGCGGCCGGCACCGCGCACAGCGTGGCGGACATCGAGGCCGCGCTGGCGGAGCTGGAGAGCCACGGCTACCTGACGGCGGTGGCCGAGTGAGCGCGCAGCACATGGGCATGGTGCTCGATGCCGAGGGGCTGGACGGCAGCGAGAAGCTGCTGCTGATCGGCTACACGAACTGGACCGACCCCTACGGCTACTGCTGGCCCAGTGAGCAGCGCCTCGCGGACTCCTGCGGGACGTCCCGCAGCACGGTGCAGCGGGTGAAGCGCAAGCTGATCAAGAGGAAGCTG
The DNA window shown above is from Streptomyces virginiae and carries:
- a CDS encoding helix-turn-helix domain-containing protein gives rise to the protein MSFTVRRASDGYTTLKNSFLADARLTFTARGVFALMSSFSDAEWETVTAESLAAGTAHSVADIEAALAELESHGYLTAVAE